The DNA sequence tgacctccccttgggcccccaagaaagaaagaaagacccccCATGgcacccccagcctggcctgcctctaagagacccctGGGTTTACCTGGTCTGTCCTGCCACTAACAGTGCCCCTTGaatttcctggcctgccactaatggtccctggccaggcctgctaaGGGGCCCACTGCCACTATGGATGAGCCTGACCAGGAGTACAGAAGAGACCCATTGGTTGGACCTGCCTCAGGTCTGCcatggcctgcctctaagagacacccagggcagggcaggccagTCCAGGGGGTCTCTTACAGGCAGACAAGGCCAGGGTGGCCATAGCACTAAGCAGGCCAAGGGGGCCATGAGCCTGGCCATTCAAAGAGGGTCCTTAGTGGCAGGGAAATCCAGGCCAGATGATCCCTTAGAGGCAGGCCAAGGAGGCTCTTAGCACCAACACAGGCCAAGGgggcccagggacaggccagtcaagggGGGCACTTAGTGGCAGGTGGCCTTATGGCTGTAGTCTGCTAGGTGTAGGCTAATAAAggggtcatcttttaaaaaataaaaaaataaaaaaagtttcaaaCGTCATGTCACTTCTCTCTTAAAAAGACAAGGCTGTATCTCTTAAGACCTTGGACATTGTActtttttgttataaatattgCACACACTTTTCACTAATACACTATAATTATATGATACAAGTCCATGTTTAAATATTCCCAGTTGTATCCACAGCATCCTTGataactattttgtttttataatccaGAGGAATTCAGATATCCCACATTGCATATGgttttctgttctctttaatctttttttttttttctttaaagatgaccggtaaggggatcttaacccttgatttggtgttgtcagcaccacgctcacccaatgagccaaccggccatccctatatggaatccgaacccacggccttggtgttatcagcaccgcactctcctgagtgagccacgggccggccctctcttTAATCTCTTAATTTTGAACAGTCTCCCCACctaaattttgtcttttacacacatttattctatttgtattcttttattgagattttattcattttgtattcatttatttgttatttacttttaaagtCCTTCTTGATTTTTCTACTACCTCCCAATGAATAGAGTAGACTGAGTACCTGCTTCTAGTCTGTCTCATTCACGAATGAAAgccagaagagaaacaaaccaaGACACAAATGAAGAAGACAAGTTTAGATTATGATTGAGTTCtgtgaaagaaagcagagggatATGATAGTGAGATGGTGGATGTGAGTGGGAGGCTGTCACACTGGTGAGTAGAGACAGTTTCCTCAGGACTTGTGAGTTGACCTGAAGGAAAAGACAGACAGGGGTGTTTGAAGATTCTGGGAGAGGGTTCTCACATCCACAGCAGAATTATCTTGGCTTATTCAACACAAACAAGTTAATTGTAGCTGCAGTGTAGCAAAGAAGAAGAGTCTAACTCAGTGACAAGAAGGTACCTGTTTATACAGGGCTACAGACCTTGGTGGGGTGTTTGGGTTTTCGTTTTTGCAGTCAGACCATGGAGGGTAGTAAGGACTGGAATGAAAGGGCATTCCAAAGTTGTGTATTCAAAAGAAGTTTTGACTGCTGGCTGAATGCAGAATGGATGTAAGGGAGCAAGAGTAGAAGCAAGCTGATCGGTTAGGAGGAGGACAAAATAATCCAGCTGAGAGCTCATGGTGCCTCGGTCCAGGTTAGGCTTCCATACTGGGTCCATGTACTGTACAAAGTGGTCATATACCCTTCTAATTCATGGTAAAATCAATGAATAGTAGACACAAAGGGTATACATGATTTGTTGAGTATCCCAGGGCTTTATGCAATGAACTATACCACTTCCTGTTGAGTTAAACCTTAGGATTTACTGTCATGAAGGTGATTCTTTTGGCTTTGTATTATGAAGTAATTATAGATTCATAGGCATTTTGAAGGATACAGAGAGATCTCATGTACCCTTTATCTAGTTTCTCATGTTATTTAAGAATACAATATCAAGACAAAGAAATTGGCATTGATAGAATGAGTGTGTATAGTTCAGTGTCATTTATCCTGTGTAGAttcacatcaccaccaccacaatcaaattTCAGAACTATTCCTTtacaggctggccggttagctcagttggttagaatgcagccttataacaccaaggtcacaggttcagatccctgtactggccagccaccaaaaaaaaaagaactattccATCACCACAGAGATCTCCCTTGTGCTGTACCTTTATAGCCACATCCATGTCACTCTCATCATCCCTGAACCCTAGGAACCacatatccttttattttttatagcacttCAGAGCAGGTTGCAAAGAACATGAACCTTTCACCagtaaatacttcagcatgtatttcctaagaataaggacatttttatttatttatttatttttaaagatgaccggtaaggggatcttaacccttaattTGGTTTtgtcagctccacactctcccaagtgagctaaccggccatccctatatagggatccgaacccgtggccttggtgttatcagcaccacactctcccaagtgagccacgggccggccctagaataAGGACATTTTTAATGTAGCTATGGTACAATTATGAAATTCAGGAAGTTTAACTCTGATGTACCTGGGTTCATTACTATTTCAAAACACTAGCACATAAATTTTTCACATTATCCCATATCATCCATTTTATTGCAACTTTTTTTCCCAGTCTGGAGTCTAAGCTAGGATAAATAATTACTCTTTTTTCTATAGTCTCCTTTAATGtagaacaaatttatttttattctttgccaGCGTTCTTCATAGATGACAATGCTTTCTTCCCTTTGCAGTTCATCATTTTTTCCCATCATTGATTAAAGTAGGATTCACTAGATCTCCACATTGtaaaggtatttcttttttctctctgtaattaaaatataattcctaGGGTGATATTTGAGACTGTGagtattttttcccccataaagTATCACCCAACAGTGTTAACAATTATTAATGATTATTGCCTGAATCATTGTCCTCCAAGCTATGGAGCAGTGGACTAAACAAGACTTCAGTCGCTTCCATCAGCTTGCCTGGCCAGTGAAACCTAAAGCTAGTCAGTCTGGAAGGGCTGGGAGGGATATCCACTTCTAACTGGGTCTTGAGCTCTAGGGAGGCAGGCCTTGCCGAAGGGAGCTTACCTTATCCACCACCTTTGTTCACAGCACAATGGAGTTTGCGACAGCCCTGGCAGACCTCCAAGAGGAGTCTAGCTGCCCCATCTGTCTGGACTACTTGAAAGACCCAGTGACCATCAACTGTGGGCACAACTTCTGTCACTCCTGCCTCAGTATATCCTGGAAGGATCTAGATGATACTTTCCCCTGTCCTGTCTGCCATTTTTGCTGTCCACACAGGAATTTCAGGAGAAACCCCCAGCTCTGTAATTTGACTGAAATTGCTAAGCTACTCCAGGTcagaagaagcaagaggaagaggcaTGAAGAGAGTGCTGTGTGTGAGAAGCACAATAAGTTTCTGACCCTTTTCTGTGTGAAGGACCTCGAGGTTTTATGTACACAGTGCAGTTTAGCCACTAAACACCAGAATCACTACATTTGCGCCATTAAGAAAGCTGCCTGTTATCACAGAAAAATTCTAGAACATAGCATTGAGCCCTTGAAGCATAATATGGAACGAGTTGAAAAAGTGATAACTCTACAGGGCAGCAAATTAGTAGAgctgaaaaagaaagtagaatataggagagaagaaataaattctgaattTGAGCAAACCAGACTCTTTTTACAGAATGAGCAAAAGGCTATTCTTAGGCAGATACAAGAAGAAGAGCTGGAcattttagcaaaaataaatgaaaaccttGTAACATTCTCAGATGATGTTTCCACATTAAAACATCTCCTAAGGGAGATAGAGGGCAAATGTGTGAAGTCAGACCTGGAATTACTCCGGCATGTTAAGCGTATCCACCACAGGTATCAAAATCTAAAATACCCTGAACTCTCTTCATTCAGGTTAACAAAATATGGTTTCAGTCTTCCACCACAATATTCTGGCTTGGACAAAATTATCAAGCCATTTCAAGTAGATGTGATTCTAGATCTTGACACAGCACATCCTCAACTTATGGTTTCTGAAGATAGAAAAACTGTGCGATATGGAAGAACGAAACAAACCATGTGTTATAACAGAAGGAGATTTTATGTCTGCCCTGCTATCTTGGGTTCTCAGAGATTTACTTCTGGCAGACATTACTGGGAGGTAGAAGTGGGAAACAAGCCTAAGTGGATATTGGGCGTGTGTCAAGACTGTCTTCCTAGGAACTGGCAGAATCAGCCATCAGTTCTCGGTGGATTCTGGGCAATCGGGAAATACATTGAAAGTGGTTATGTTGCATCAGGTCCTAAGAGAACCCAGCTTCTGCCAGGAGTGAGACCCAGCAAGATTGGCATTTTTCTGGACTATGAATTGGGTGAGGTTTCCTTCTATAATATGAATGATAGATCTGTTCTCTATACTTTTCATGATCCTTTTACAGATGCCATTTGGCCTTATTTCTATATTGGAACAGATTCTGAACCTCTTAAAATCTGTTCAGTATCAGATTATGAAAGATAAAGAACCTGGTAAATGATTCTGCTTTAGTTATTAGGGGAAACTTAAGCCAGTAAACTGAATCTCAttatttctggaatctttttAAGTTTTACCACTGAAAACCTGAGTAgattattctctgtccttttcagCAACTATGAAAATGTGACAGTAATACCAGTTTCATACATGTTATGAATACTAATTGTCAGGTGCTTTGAATTCTAAGATAAGATGTTTGAGAattctagggctggcccatggctcactcaggagagtgtggtgctgataacaccaaggccatgggttcggatcccatatagggatggccagttagctcggtggGTGAacatggtgctggcaacaccaagtcaagggataagatcccctcactggtcgtctttaaaaaaaaaaaaaaagtttgagaattctGTTAACATGTCCAATAAAACAAGTCAGACATGTAAAGTTGTATGAATTGTTATTTAAATATCATGCTTACCACATACCTGCCTTTCTTTTTAGTGGATTCTTCTGTATATCTGCATATTTCTCATcaaagttttctgctttttattttattaacttatttcTGTAGATAAGGAGGGTTTAACTTTTAAGAAACCTTTTATAATTGCATAACACATAAATTAGCTGGAAATGAATCTAGCTATTAATATGCAAGAATTTCATGCAGAAAATTATGAACATTTAGTGAAAGGTGTTGAAGAAGACCTTTATAAATGTCAGAGTTTACCATatccatggattggaagactcagtatAATAAAGGTGTTGATTCTCTCCAGTTTGTATTATAGCTGTTCAGACTTGAGACTCACAGCATAGACTGACTTTTACCTGCTTCAGGTGCTATTAGTCATCATCATATCAGAAAACTTGTATATAGCACTTTCTGTATTCTCAGTGCTTTAGCTCTCTCCTCTCAACTGTTCTATGAGATCAGCTCTACCATTTTGTGGTGGAAAAAAATTGAGGTCCAGGGGGCTTATATTCTGGGAGCCATGCTCTCAGGCTTACAAGTTAGGCAGAGCCAAGGTTCAAACCCAGTGTGTTGTTGCAGAGTTCACTCATAATAGCCACATGGTATGGTCAACTTGGGCAGCTTAAGGGCAACAAGAGTTTTGCAGCCTGAGGTTTAGCAAGAGCAGTTTAGTGAGGTTTTACCACATGCGGGGTCTGGTCACACAGAAATTCAGTAATTGACCAGGAATCTGGACTCAATTTTGTCTTGTTGCACACTGAAGCCAGTCCTTTCTACCATGGTTTCCAGTTGCTGGTGCAAGAAGTGACTTTATCACAATCACCAGAATGCTTGTCAAAAATACAGATTCTCaaataagaaacatatttttaaaaaagaaaaagaaaatacagattctcTGACCTCACCTATGGAGACAAAAgaagcactttattttttctaaataaactttttttttttttcaaatgagtcAGTTTAGTTCCAGGTGATATTTGGGGTGTAACAAAGACTGAAGAGCAGTATAGGATTCAGGCCTAGGTTTACTCTGATCTTACAGCCTCCAGGTTCAGATTGTGTGTGAGAAGAAGCTGCCTCAGTGTGGATTGACATGGGGTCCCGGGGTTCCTCCCCATCAAGCCACCTAGATGCTGAGCAGGATGGAGTCTGGCCAGATCCAAGTGAGCCCCTCATTGGgaacttttatgtattttttattggaacacagttgattgtacatatctgtagggtacagcattgaatatcaatacttgtgtgcagtatgtgatgttcaaatcagtataattagtatgttcaacattatacaatgtaatggattttccatggccctttaccaattcccccctttcccccctcccccacccctttctcacctctagtaatttcagttctgatttctacttttgaaagttcaatatattaattGATTGTcgtatatttgtttctttttatttgttcattttgggGGAGCTTTTATTGGCCTGGAGCAGGACTTTATCTGAGGACTCAGAGTGAGAAAGTCCTCATTCCATTGCGTAGATCCTAGGGAGGAGGGAACCTGGGGCCATGGCAGCCTGTGATGGAGGAAGCAACCCAACCAGGGGGATCTGAAAGTCTTCATGAGCAAGTGGGGTGTTTTAGGAGATAAATGCATTAGATTCTTGTTATAAAAAGCCACCCAGTCAAGCGTGCCCCATTAGCATTCTCAGCACTGAACTGAAAACTCCATCTTGATGAAACCATTGCTGCTGGTACAGAGGCACTGACCACCAACACATCATTGGGGACTTCCCCAAATATTGGAAGGGGGTTTAGAACATGGAAAGTCGGggacagcctgtggctcactcgggagagtgcggtgctgataacaccaaggccacggatttggatcccatgtagggattgctggtttgctcactgggtgagcgtggtgctgacaacatc is a window from the Cynocephalus volans isolate mCynVol1 chromosome 9, mCynVol1.pri, whole genome shotgun sequence genome containing:
- the LOC134385573 gene encoding tripartite motif-containing protein 60-like, whose amino-acid sequence is MEFATALADLQEESSCPICLDYLKDPVTINCGHNFCHSCLSISWKDLDDTFPCPVCHFCCPHRNFRRNPQLCNLTEIAKLLQVRRSKRKRHEESAVCEKHNKFLTLFCVKDLEVLCTQCSLATKHQNHYICAIKKAACYHRKILEHSIEPLKHNMERVEKVITLQGSKLVELKKKVEYRREEINSEFEQTRLFLQNEQKAILRQIQEEELDILAKINENLVTFSDDVSTLKHLLREIEGKCVKSDLELLRHVKRIHHRYQNLKYPELSSFRLTKYGFSLPPQYSGLDKIIKPFQVDVILDLDTAHPQLMVSEDRKTVRYGRTKQTMCYNRRRFYVCPAILGSQRFTSGRHYWEVEVGNKPKWILGVCQDCLPRNWQNQPSVLGGFWAIGKYIESGYVASGPKRTQLLPGVRPSKIGIFLDYELGEVSFYNMNDRSVLYTFHDPFTDAIWPYFYIGTDSEPLKICSVSDYER